The Streptomyces cathayae DNA segment GTGGGTGCGTTCGGACAGCCAGGAGAACTTCTTCTCCTGCTCCGACGTCGTCTTCGACGGGGGCAACGGCGAGGTGACCGGCATCCGGGGCTCGGGCAGCACGCCGCCCCCGGACCCGGACCCGACCGACCCGCCCCACACGGGTGAGTGCATGGCCGTCTACAACGTGGTGAACTCCTGGAACGGCGGTTTCCAGGGCTCCGTCGAGGTGATGAACCACGGGACCTCGCCGCTCAACGGCTGGGCCGTGCAGTGGAAGCCCGGTCCCGGGACCACGATCGGCAGTGCCTGGAACGGCTCCCTCACCACCGGATCCGACGGCACGGTGACGGTACGGAACGTCGCTCACAATCGGGTGATCGATCCCGACGGAAGTGTGACGTTCGGCTTCACAGCCACGTCGTCGGGCAACAACTTCCCGGTGGGCACGATCGGTTGTGTGAATCCGTAGCGACCGCCCCGGCCAGGTGCGCCGCTTCGCCCCGCCTCCACCGCGGGGCGGAGCGGCGCACCCTTGCTCCCGTGTTCAGGCGGAATCCGTCCGGGCCGGCTCCCGGACCGGTGCGGGGACAGGGTGCGCGGCCTCGCGGTCGGCTCGGTGCAGGGGCATCAGTACCACGAGGCCGACGACCGCGACGAGGACGAGGAAGCCGCCGAGCACGGCCGCACCGGTCACCGGACCGGCCATCAGTCCGTGCGCGGTCACGACGGCGCCGAGGGCCGGTGCCCCGATGCCCTGGGCGGGCGTTGTCACGTTAGCGACGCGTCCCCCACGGACACCTCCTCCGACGTGATCGACCCGACGGTCATCCCACCCGGTCAGCCAACGTGACAGTGCCCCTCTGAGCGGTGCCGGCCGATGCCGGGCTGGAGGTCGTCCTCAGCGGCATCCGGATGTCCCGGACGAACTCCCTCATGGAACGGTGGATCCAGACCTGACGGCGAGAGCTGCTGGACCACACCTTGGTCTGGAACCAGCGTCACCTGCTCCACGCCCTACGCGAGGTTGCCGACGGCCGGGAAGGACCAGGGCGGCGCGATACGCCCCGGTGGGCTGACGGTGCCGAGGATTCTCCATGGCCGCTGAGTGCCGGAGTCGTGCGACGAGACGGTGGGGAGCCCGCTACCGTGCGGCTGCCGCGCGATCGGGTGTGTTCACACCAGGAGCGCAGGGAGCCCCGTCGGGGCAGGGTGACCAAACGGGTCCCCTGCCCCGACGGAGCTCGGTCGGCCGGGCGGCGGGTTACCGGCGCCCGGCCGAGGCCGGTGCCGTGTGCGGCGCTCTCCGGCTCAGCCGAAGTTCACGTCGCTGCACCACATGTAGGCCTGGTCGAGGTGCGAGGCCTGCCAGATCACGAACAGGACGTGGTGTCCGGTGTAGCCGGAGGTGTTGACGTTGAACCTGATGTCCTGCGCCGGGGCGAAGCTGCCGGTCTGCGTGATGAAGTCAAGGTTGCCCCAGCCCAGGTTCTGGGCCTTGGGGTTGAATCCCTGCTTGCTCACGTAGACCCTGAAGTAGTCGGCACCGTGGGACGCCTGGTCGTGCAGCTGGACCGTGAAGTTGTTGCTGACGTTGGTCGTCTTCCACTGCCCGGGCTTGTTCAGGCTGTCGTTCCTCGAGAGGTTGTTGCTGCAGAGCGTCCCGTCGGGGGTCCGCGCCTGGAACTGGCCACCGAGGCCGTCGCGGAGCGCGCTCATCCAGTTCCACATGGTGTCCGGGTTGGCCTGGAACGCCTGATAACACATGGGGTCTTCGGTCTGCATGGCCGGGCTCGTGTGGTTGCTGCCCCACGTCTTCCAGCACTGGTACGCGCGGGAGGCGGGGTTGACGATGGTGCCGTGAGCTTGGGCGGGGGCCGACCAGGCCAGTGCGCCGACAACCACGGCGAACACCATGACGAGCGCCTGGAGAGGCCGACGGAGGGACGACCACGAACGCCCGGTTAACGGACTCTTTGTGCGCATGTGGGGGGAACTCCTTCCAGTTGCAAGACTGTTATGGGAGCGCTCCCAACGGTACGACTTCTGAGTGAAATGTCAATGAAGCACGTGGTGTTGATTGCAGGGGTGGGCGGCGAGCAGGGAATCTTCCGTGAGCCGGGAGTCAGAACCGTTCCCGGGACCGGAAAACGAGGATGCGGCCTGGACTGGTGTGCGGGGCGATGCCAGGGAGGGGCGTTCGCGGCATGACAACGGGACCTGGTTCTGGCGTGAGAAGCCGTATCTCAACCGAACGTGATTCGCTTACTTCTGCCGGTCAGGCATGGTTTCGCTCGGAGTGAGGGAGGCATGCGGCGTCTCGTGTCTGCTTCAGGCAGCTTGGTGCGCCACCGCCGGTGCCCGTCCACGTTCTGCCAGCCCCTCGCACGCATCTCCGCCGCGCGCTCGGGCGTCTGCTCGTGGTCCCGGTCCTGGATGGCGACGTGGAACTCGCGGTTCGTCTCCGACGGCTCGAAGGCCACGATCATGGTGCGTCCCCAGTCCCGTGACGCCCAGAGCTTGAAGCCCACCCAGTCGCCGGGAGCCTGGACGGGCATGTGCTCCGCCCAGGAGGCGAGCATCCCCGCCGGTCGCTCCTCGGCCGCCGCCCAGTGGAAGGCCGGGCAGCGGGACCTGAGGGCGGCCTCGGTGGGGCACCTGGACCCACTGCTGGGTAGCCAACGGATGAGTACTTCGACCACAGGTGGTCGAAGCCTTCATTCAGACCATGGAAGGCAACGGCGCCGGTCTGGCCACGCAGCCCAAGACGGCACCGACCACCCCACCGTGCCGAGATTACCGTTGCCTGCCGGAGGTCATCGGTCACTGCGCGCGTCGGACGCGACGCCACGCACGTCCTGTCCGGCTCAGCCGCTCACGCTGACCGCAGCGTCGACGGTCGCTCGGTCCCTCTTCTCGTCGTAGCGGGGGCACAGGCTCGACGCAGGACGCGCCGAACGATCTCGCGCGCGTCTCGTTTCCACTACCGTGGATTCATGACGGCGCCACTGGACGTGTTGGTGGTGGGAGCGGGGCCGACCGGTCTTGCCCTCGCCGCGCAACTGCGCTTGTACGGAGCGCGGTTCAGGATCGTCGATCGTTGTCTCGACCGGGTGCGGGAGTCGCGGGCGCTTGCCGTCCAGCCCCGCACCCTGGAGGCGTTGGCGGGCTTCGGGGTGACGGACGAGCTGGTGGCCCGGGGCAACCCGGCGATGCGGTTGCGGCTCCACCTGCCCCGCCGCGTGGTGGCGCTGCGCTTGTTCGACATCGGGCTGACCGACACGGCGTATCCGTTCCTGTTGTTCCTCTCGCAGGCCGAGACGGAGCGCGTCCTCTCCGAGTATCTGGCCGCGCGGGACGTGACGATCGAGCGTGGCACCGAACTGGCCCGGCTGGCGGCGACGGACTCGTTCGTCGACTGCCGGCTGCGCCACGGTGACGGCTCGCAGGAGGCCGTGGAGGCGCGCTACGTCGTGGGCTGCGACGGCGCTCACAGCACCGTGCGCGGCCAGAGCGGTATCGGATTCGAGGGATACGCCTACCCGCAGACGTTCCTGCTCGCCGACCTGGAGGTCGACGGGCTGGAGCCGGACTCCGTGCATTCGTACATGAGCGGGGCGGGGATGGTGTTCTTCTTCCCCCTCGGCTCGCCGGCCGGCTGGCGCATGCTCGCGATGCGCCCGCCCGACGCCCCGGAGGCCGAGGTGGACCTGCCGTTGTTGCAGGAGATCACCGACCGCTACACCGGCCAGCGGCTGACGCTGCGGGATCCCGTCTGGATGACCGACTTCCGCCTCCACAACCGCAGCGCCGACCGCTACCGCTCCGGCCCCTGCTTCCTCGCGGGCGATGCGGCCCACATCCACAGCCCGGCCGGCGGGCAGGGCATGAACACCGGCATCCAGGACGCGCTCAACCTCGGCTGGAAGCTCGCCCTCGTCTGCCGGGGCGTGGCGCCCGAGGAACTGCTGGCAACGTATGAGGCCGAGCGGGCACCCGTCGGCCACAGCGTGCTGCGCTTCACCGACCGCGCCTTCACCATCGCCACCAGCGGCAACCCCGTCCTCCGCGTCGGCCGTACCCAGGTCGCCCCGCGTCTGGCGCCGCTGGCGCTGCGCGCGGCCGGGATCCGCGGGCGGCTCTTCCGAACCGTCTCCGAACTGGGCATCCACTACCGGCGCAGCCCCGCCTCCACGGCCGGCTCACGACCGCCCACGGGCGGGCCGAGAGCCGGGGACCGGCTGCCCGACCTGCCCCGTGGGCTGCAGGCACGCACGGCGGCACCGGGCTGGCACCTGCTGCTGTCCGGGCCACCGCCCCTCTGGCCGGATGAACGGCTCTCCTCGGCCCTGGAAGGACGGATCGGCCTGCTCTCCGTCCACCGGCTCGGCGGACAGGGCCCGTGGCCGGGCGTCGCGCAGGGACTCGTTCGCCCCGACGGCTACCTGGGCTATGTCGCACGGGGCACCGACCTGGACGGCCTGCGAGCCTACCTGGACCGCTGGCTACCGGTCGGCCGCCGTTGATCTCACCCGCCGCAATGCGGCCGGTGGCCTCTCCGACCGTAGATCCTGCACCCGAGTACCGGTTGCACATCTGGGGGCGTTGTCACGTTGTTGGGCGTGTGAGTGCCTGATGGCGCATCGGGGCGTGGTGAGGGCCGGGTTTCGGGCCGGTGCTCAGGCCTCGGCGGGCTGGCCGGCGGCACCGGTGATCTGGTCCCAGATGACGAAGCGGAGGGTCATCTCGGCGCGGTAGTGGAAAGCGGTCAGCAGGTGGCGACGGGGCCGGACGTGGGGCGAGATGCCGCTGAACGCAGCCAGGAACCTGCGCGCCCCGCCGACGCTGCGGAAACCCTTCATCGCGCGCTCGCGCCGCCTCGTCGGCTGGTGGGAGTTCTCGGCCCGATCGGTCAGGCCCTGGTGACAGCGGTGCTCGACGGAGGGCATGACCTCGCGGTGGGCCGCGCCGTAGGAGCGGAGCCTGTCGGTGACGATCACCCGCGGCACCGAGCAGATCTTCTTCAGCAGCCTGCGGAAGAACCGCCGGGCCGCAGCGGTGTCCCGCCGGTTCTGTACGAGAATGTCCAGGACGGTGCCGTTGGCATCCACGGCCCGCCACAAATACTTCAGTTCGCCGTTGATCTTGATGAAGACCTCGTCCGGGTGCCACTTGTCCCCGGGCCGGGGCTGCCGACGGCGCAGCGCGCCGGCGTAGGCCTGCCCGAACGTGGCGCACCAGCGGCGGACCGTCTCATGGGGGACGACGACACCGCGCTCGAGCATCAGCTCCTCGACCTCGCGGTACGACAGCGGGAAGCGGAAGTACAGCCATACACAGGGGGAGATGATCTCGACTGGGTACCGGTGCCCCTGGTACGACGGCGACGCGGATGACACGAGCGAATCCCTCCCCGGCACGATCAACTCCAAGATCACCCCAGGCCGGTCAGCCAACGTGACAACGCCCTTCCTCCTGATCCTTGCCGCCCTACCGTGCCTGGGAGCACACCCGCGTAGGCGGGCCAACCACACCGGCTGGACCGCGACTGCCGCTTTCACCGTCACCCGTCTGGCCGCCGTCCTGTCGCCGGGTCTGGTGGCACGCGCACACCAGCCACGGGCCAAGAGTGACCGCCCGCTCGTCTGCTGCCACCGCCTGCCGGGCGGCCCCGTAGGCTCATGTGCGGGTTGACACCGGACCACTGGGGCCTCGTACTGAGCATGAGGGAATCTTGATCAGAAGTTTCCTGTGGGGGGAGTTCCATCATCCGCATCCTCTCCCCTCTCATGGAGGCGCCGTGACGGTGCAGCAACAGCAAGCTATCCCGACGGTTCTGGTGTACGAGGACGACCCCGGCTTCCCTCCGAAGGTCAACATGCCCGTACCGCATCCCGTTCCACAGCTCGACACACAGCCCTTCCCGACAGCCATAGCGGAAGCCGCACCACAGCAGGACGGTGCTGGGCCTGGCACCGAGGCATTCCGCTACTGGGTGGCGGCCGACTCGCTGAGCAGGGCCAGCCAGACCTGGGGACCGCTGGTTCCGACCGGAACCCAGTGGAATCCGCAGGTCGGACGCGTCCTCACTGCGCACCTCAACGCCGGAGACGACCTCAACGCCTTCTACGACCGCAGAGGCCTGTGGTTCTTCCGCCGCACGGTGGCAGGCGTCACCGTCGCCGCATGCGAGAGCAACGAGGTCGTCGAGCACGAGACGGGGCACGCGATCCTCGACGCTCTGCGCCCTCAGCTGTTCAACGCGGCGAGCGCGGAGACGGCCGCCCTGCACGAAGCGTTCGGTGACATCAGCGCCCTGCTGAGTTCACTCCGGCTGGAATCGCTGCGGATCGCGGTACTGGCCGAGACGCAGGGCGACATCGAAGTGTCCTCGCGGGTGTCGAGGATGGCCGAGCAACTGGGCTGGGCGATCCGCCAGGGCCACCCGAACGCGGTCGACCCGGACTGCCTGCGCAACCTGGCGAACAGCTTCTTCTACCGCGACCCGGTGCAGTTGCTGCCGAACGGACCCGCGAACACGCTCTCCAGCGAGCCGCACTCGTTCTCCCGGGTGTTCAGCGGCGCGTTCCTGAAGATCGTCGCCGGGATCTTCCGGCAACAGAACCTGCAGGACCAAGCCGGTCTGGCCAAGGCGGCCGAGGTCGCGGGACAGCTGCTGGTGGATGCTGTCGTGGCCGCGCCCGTGGTGTCCGCCTACTACGCGCAGGTCGCGGGTCACATGATCGCCGCGGACCAGCGCCGGAACGGCGGCAGGTACGGTCAGTCCCTGCGCTCGGCGTTCATCCGCCACGGCATTCTCTCCCTGGAGGCTGCCGCGTCGATCACCGAGCCGGAGGTGGCACGCCGAGGTGCCGGAATCGCCGAGGCGACGCCGGGCGGTGGCGACGATCAGGGTCTGACGGCCGTCACCGTCCAGGGGGCGACGTACGGTATCACCCAGCCACTCACCCTCTCCGCTCCGGCGCAGGAACGACGCTTCGGCATCGCAGGCTCAGACCCCACCGGCGGCTCGGTGCGCCCTGCCGACCCCGAACTGGTCGCGACGTCGTTCCTCGAGGACCTTTTCCGACGCGGCCGGGTCCACGTGCCCGAAGATCACCGCTCCGACACGGCGTTCGTCGACGACAACACCTCCCGGCTCAAGACCCACGAGATCACGCGGAGCGCGACCGGCGAGGGTCTTGTCCTGGTCCGGCGGTGCTTCGACTGAACAATCAGTGGAAAAAGCGCAGACGACGGACGGTGAGCCGTCCGTCGTCCTCGCGCTTGATCACGTGCGTCGTCCTGGGCGTAGGCTCCTCGCCCTCGAAGACCGCCTCGCCGCGAGCCAGCAGGTCGCTGATGAATTTCTCGGTCGCCCGGCGCTCGGCGTCATCGCTCTGTCCGCCTTCACTGGCGCCCTTCCGGCCTTCATCACTATTTGCGTCCATCTCGTGTTTCGCACTTTCTGGCCGGTCAACGGTGGGACGGTGGGGTGACTCGGTGAGGTGATTTTCGGGCGGGCTGCGCGTGGCAGCGGCGGCCGTGCCCGGACATAACGGAAGCATCCGCGGTGTTCTCCCACACTCTTGCGAGGGGCCGCCGATGCTTTCGGGTCCGACCGTACCGCCTTCCCTGCTCGCTCTGCTGCAGGTGCTGCGCCCGTGTTTCACCGCGCCCGGCGTTGTCACGTTGGTGGGGGTGTGACCGGCTGAGTCTTCTCTCGTAGCGTAGAGACCCTGACTGCAGGGGAAGTTGGGAGTCATGGCGGAAAAGAGGCGGAAGTCCGACGCGGAGTTCCGTGAGGGGGCCGTGCGGATCGTGACCGAGACCGGGAAGCCGGTCGCCCAGGTCGCGAAGGACCTGGGGATCAATGAGACGACACTGGCCAGCTGGGTGTCGCGGGCCCGCAAGGCAGGCGGGGCCAGTCCGACGGGCGAGAGCGAGGAACTCGAGCGGCTGCGTCGAGAGAACGCCCAGCTGAAGAGAGGCGTCAAGGAGCTGGGGATGGAGCGCGAGGTCCTCAAACGCTGCATGGTCTTGTGGGTGAAGTAGCTGAGGCGGACCCGGCGGCCGTCGTCGGGGTAGTCAGCGACCGGAAGACGAGTACGAGATTCCGCACCGGACCTCCTGCCGAGCGCTCGGCGTGTCGGAGGCGTGGTTCTACGAGTGGCGCCGCCGCCCCGCCCAGCCGACGCAACGCGAGGTCAGGCGGCAGGCGCTGGCCGAGTGGATCCGCTACTTCTTCGACCGGTCGGGCCGGACCTACGGCTCGCCGAGGATCACGCTGGATCTGTGGGAGGAGGGCTGGCAGGTGTCGCAGAACACGATCGCCGAGATCATGGCCGAGCTCGGCCTGCAGGGCCGCAAGCCGCCCCGTCGGCGCCGCTCGCTGACCCGGCCCGGGAAGCGGAAGACCGCCCCTGACCTGGTCCGGCGCGGCTTCGACGCGGTCGCTCCGGACGTGCTGTGGTGGGGCGACATGACCGAGATCGAAACCGGTGAGGGCAAGCTCTACCTCGCCAGCGTCCACGACGCGTTCTCCCGCCGGGCCCTCGGCTACGCCATGGGACCCCGGCACGACACATCCCTGGTCAGCGCCGCCCTGCGGATGGCCGTGGCCACCCGGGGCGGCCACGTGGACGGCGTCGTCTTCCACACCGACCGCGGCTCGGAACGCCGATGAGTACCAGCCGCTCCGGACGGTCGCGAGCGACCACCTGTTCCACCTCCCACCGCAGGTTGCGTCCCGGGCCGCAGACCAGCAGGACGAGCGTTGCCCGGTCCAGAACCGTGAGCACCTCCTCCTGCCACTGAAGGTCCGAGGGGGAGTGGCGTGCCGCGCCGACCTGAGGCAGCCGGTCGTTGGGCCGGCCAAGCGCCACCATCGTCCCGAACGGCAGCACTTCCTTGGCTAGTTGCTCCTCCTCGGTCTCGGTGGACGCAGCCCAGGGGCCGTCCCTCATCGAGCCCTGCTGCACGCGCGCGAGCCCCGCGTCGTCCGCGAAGGACCGCAGGAGCAGCACGACGGGCTTGTCCTGCGGCAGGCCGGCGAAGTGCTGGAGCACCTGCGCCCGGTGCCGGCTGCCCTGCCTGATGGCCCACCTGCCGCCGGGCAACAGCACAATCATCGAGGCGAGTTCAACCAGGGTGGCCAACCAGCCCAGCTCGGCCTTCCAGGTGCGCAGGGAGCGGTAGGACAAGGCCCCGCAGTCCATCCCGGCACTCACCATGAGGGTTCCGGCCAATTTCAGCAGCAGCCCCCCGCAACTGCGACTGGTGAAGCTCGGCCGGAGGCCGGGGGAGTCGCCGACCGGACGACGATTCCGATCGCCCGGCCGCCCCCGGTTCCGTACCCGGCCCCTGTTCACCGGACGGATCCTCTTGCCCTTCGGACGTCGGCCCGTCCCCTCCAGCCATGCCACCCCCCGTTATGTTTTTCGCGGTCCTGCGAGAGGGCCGCTGGCCTCCGGGCCCGGCATGACTGTGTCCCCCTGTCGATCGGATGACCTGGGGGGTGGTGTCACCAGGCTCGGGAGGTGCCGTCGGAGACGTTGATGAGAGGTCCGGCCACCGTCCGGTCCGGCGCAATGCCGGACAGTTCGCGGGCGGCAGGTCTGCATAACGCGGATGCGCGCGTACGACACCGAAGCCGAGGCCAGGAAGAGTCAACTCACCTCGGAAGGGTGCGATGTTCGACACCGGCCATGTGGGCGTCTTCCTCGGCATGGACGTCGGCAAGAGCACCCACCACGGGCACGGGCTCACCCCGGCCGGCAAGAAGGTCTTCGACAAGGCCATGTCCAACAGTGAGCCGAAACTGCGGGCGGTCTTCGACAAACTGATCGCGAAGTTCGGCACCGTGCTGGTGATCGTGGACCAGCCCGCCTCCATCGGCGCGCTGCCCCTGACGGTCGCCCGGGACGCCGGCTGCCG contains these protein-coding regions:
- a CDS encoding lytic polysaccharide monooxygenase auxiliary activity family 9 protein; this encodes MVFAVVVGALAWSAPAQAHGTIVNPASRAYQCWKTWGSNHTSPAMQTEDPMCYQAFQANPDTMWNWMSALRDGLGGQFQARTPDGTLCSNNLSRNDSLNKPGQWKTTNVSNNFTVQLHDQASHGADYFRVYVSKQGFNPKAQNLGWGNLDFITQTGSFAPAQDIRFNVNTSGYTGHHVLFVIWQASHLDQAYMWCSDVNFG
- a CDS encoding FAD-dependent monooxygenase, whose amino-acid sequence is MTAPLDVLVVGAGPTGLALAAQLRLYGARFRIVDRCLDRVRESRALAVQPRTLEALAGFGVTDELVARGNPAMRLRLHLPRRVVALRLFDIGLTDTAYPFLLFLSQAETERVLSEYLAARDVTIERGTELARLAATDSFVDCRLRHGDGSQEAVEARYVVGCDGAHSTVRGQSGIGFEGYAYPQTFLLADLEVDGLEPDSVHSYMSGAGMVFFFPLGSPAGWRMLAMRPPDAPEAEVDLPLLQEITDRYTGQRLTLRDPVWMTDFRLHNRSADRYRSGPCFLAGDAAHIHSPAGGQGMNTGIQDALNLGWKLALVCRGVAPEELLATYEAERAPVGHSVLRFTDRAFTIATSGNPVLRVGRTQVAPRLAPLALRAAGIRGRLFRTVSELGIHYRRSPASTAGSRPPTGGPRAGDRLPDLPRGLQARTAAPGWHLLLSGPPPLWPDERLSSALEGRIGLLSVHRLGGQGPWPGVAQGLVRPDGYLGYVARGTDLDGLRAYLDRWLPVGRR
- a CDS encoding IS6 family transposase; this translates as MSSASPSYQGHRYPVEIISPCVWLYFRFPLSYREVEELMLERGVVVPHETVRRWCATFGQAYAGALRRRQPRPGDKWHPDEVFIKINGELKYLWRAVDANGTVLDILVQNRRDTAAARRFFRRLLKKICSVPRVIVTDRLRSYGAAHREVMPSVEHRCHQGLTDRAENSHQPTRRRERAMKGFRSVGGARRFLAAFSGISPHVRPRRHLLTAFHYRAEMTLRFVIWDQITGAAGQPAEA
- a CDS encoding transposase, whose protein sequence is MAEKRRKSDAEFREGAVRIVTETGKPVAQVAKDLGINETTLASWVSRARKAGGASPTGESEELERLRRENAQLKRGVKELGMEREVLKRCMVLWVK
- a CDS encoding DDE-type integrase/transposase/recombinase is translated as MSEAWFYEWRRRPAQPTQREVRRQALAEWIRYFFDRSGRTYGSPRITLDLWEEGWQVSQNTIAEIMAELGLQGRKPPRRRRSLTRPGKRKTAPDLVRRGFDAVAPDVLWWGDMTEIETGEGKLYLASVHDAFSRRALGYAMGPRHDTSLVSAALRMAVATRGGHVDGVVFHTDRGSERR